One window of Chryseobacterium indologenes genomic DNA carries:
- a CDS encoding ATP-dependent Clp protease ATP-binding subunit — MDYKFSQGLSQVFKQSKSEAKRLKSEFLNTEHLLLGIIKTENSAKEILQNLNADLTQIRRKIETLNTASLNPISEEVTNISFTKMADHAIKRAELECRQYKSNEINTVHLLLGILYKYEDPTSNILGAYDIDYEGVSREYQTMLKNSGQSPQMSAYDDDDEREEFEQMRKPTGNLGSAKSKTPTLDNFGRDLTSLARDGKLDPVIGREKEIERVSQILSRRKKNNPLLIGEPGVGKSAIAEGLALRIQQKKVSRVLYGKRVITLDLASLVAGTKYRGQFEERMKAIMTELEKNRDVILFIDELHTIVGAGSSTGSLDASNMFKPALARGEIQCIGATTLDEYRQYIEKDGALERRFQKVMVEPTSIDETIQILNQIKDKYEEHHNVIYTPEAITACVNLTSRYITDRFLPDKAIDAMDEAGSRVYIKNMKVPTEIIDFEKKIEDIKELKQKAVKAQDYLEARKLKDEEERLQMELNAAQEKWDKDVKEKKETVTEENVAEVVSMMSGVPVTKVGKNELDKLAQMDEKLNGKVIGQEDAVKKVVKAIQRNRAGLKDPNRPIGTFIFLGTTGVGKTELAKVMARELFESDESLIRIDMSEYMEKFAVSRLVGAPPGYVGYEEGGQLTEAVRRKPYAVVLLDEIEKAHPDVFNILLQILDEGHVTDSLGRKIDFRNTIIILTSNIGTRDLKDFGDGVGFGTSAKKTSSDTRARSTIESALKKAFAPEFLNRIDDIVIFNSLVQDDIKKIIDIELNKLYGRLEKLGYKVDLTEDAKNFISEKGWDKDFGARPLKRAIQKYIEDLLAEMLVNKQLNEGETVVLDLNEAKDGLIGKTQKAKKSAAEKSSQS; from the coding sequence ATGGATTATAAGTTTTCACAAGGTTTGAGCCAGGTGTTCAAACAAAGCAAAAGCGAAGCTAAACGGCTGAAAAGTGAATTTCTTAATACAGAACATCTACTTTTAGGTATTATAAAAACGGAAAACTCTGCAAAAGAAATCCTTCAAAACCTTAATGCGGATTTAACACAAATCAGAAGAAAAATTGAAACTTTAAATACAGCAAGTCTAAATCCTATTTCTGAGGAGGTTACCAATATTTCTTTCACCAAGATGGCAGACCATGCCATTAAGCGTGCGGAGTTAGAATGCCGACAATATAAAAGCAATGAAATTAATACCGTTCACCTGCTTTTAGGTATTCTTTATAAATATGAGGACCCTACTTCAAATATTCTGGGAGCTTATGACATCGACTATGAAGGAGTTTCAAGAGAATACCAGACTATGCTTAAAAATTCAGGCCAGTCTCCACAGATGAGTGCTTATGACGATGATGATGAGAGAGAAGAATTTGAGCAAATGAGAAAGCCTACAGGAAATCTAGGTTCTGCAAAAAGTAAAACGCCTACTTTGGATAACTTTGGTAGAGACCTTACTTCTTTGGCAAGGGATGGAAAACTAGACCCGGTAATAGGCCGTGAAAAAGAAATTGAGAGAGTTTCTCAGATCTTATCGCGTAGAAAGAAAAACAACCCTCTTCTTATCGGAGAGCCGGGAGTTGGTAAATCTGCCATTGCTGAAGGTTTAGCATTAAGAATTCAACAGAAAAAAGTGTCAAGAGTTCTTTACGGAAAACGTGTGATCACTTTGGATCTGGCAAGTTTAGTTGCCGGAACTAAATACCGTGGTCAGTTTGAAGAAAGAATGAAGGCGATCATGACGGAGCTGGAAAAAAACAGAGATGTCATCTTATTTATTGATGAGCTTCATACGATTGTAGGAGCTGGAAGTTCTACTGGAAGTTTAGATGCTTCCAATATGTTCAAACCTGCTTTGGCAAGAGGAGAAATTCAATGCATCGGGGCAACGACTCTGGATGAATACCGTCAGTATATTGAGAAAGACGGTGCTTTAGAAAGAAGATTCCAGAAAGTAATGGTGGAGCCTACTTCTATTGATGAAACCATTCAGATTCTGAACCAGATCAAAGATAAGTATGAAGAGCACCACAATGTAATTTATACTCCTGAAGCCATCACAGCGTGTGTGAATCTGACATCGAGATATATTACAGACCGTTTCTTACCAGACAAAGCTATTGATGCGATGGACGAAGCCGGATCCCGTGTTTACATCAAGAACATGAAAGTTCCTACCGAAATCATTGATTTTGAAAAGAAAATCGAAGATATTAAAGAACTGAAACAGAAAGCTGTAAAAGCACAGGATTATCTTGAAGCAAGAAAGCTTAAAGATGAGGAGGAACGTCTTCAGATGGAACTGAATGCTGCTCAGGAAAAATGGGATAAGGATGTAAAAGAGAAAAAAGAAACCGTAACGGAAGAAAATGTAGCGGAAGTGGTTTCTATGATGAGTGGAGTTCCTGTAACGAAAGTTGGCAAGAACGAGCTTGATAAGCTTGCCCAGATGGATGAAAAACTGAACGGAAAAGTAATCGGTCAGGAAGATGCTGTGAAAAAGGTTGTGAAAGCAATTCAAAGAAACAGAGCAGGTCTTAAAGATCCAAACCGTCCTATCGGTACATTTATTTTCCTTGGAACAACCGGGGTTGGTAAAACCGAGCTGGCTAAAGTAATGGCGAGAGAACTGTTTGAATCCGATGAATCTCTGATCAGAATTGACATGAGTGAATACATGGAGAAATTCGCCGTATCAAGATTAGTAGGTGCGCCTCCGGGATACGTAGGATATGAAGAAGGTGGTCAGCTGACTGAAGCGGTAAGAAGAAAACCTTATGCTGTGGTTCTTTTGGATGAGATTGAAAAAGCTCACCCGGATGTATTTAATATTCTGTTACAGATCCTTGATGAAGGACACGTTACAGACAGCTTAGGTAGAAAAATCGACTTCAGAAATACGATCATCATTCTTACCTCCAATATCGGAACCAGAGATCTAAAAGACTTTGGAGATGGTGTAGGATTCGGAACTTCAGCTAAAAAGACAAGCTCAGATACAAGAGCAAGAAGTACTATTGAAAGTGCCCTTAAGAAAGCATTTGCTCCTGAATTCTTAAACAGAATTGATGACATTGTGATCTTCAACTCTCTTGTCCAGGATGATATCAAGAAAATTATTGATATTGAATTGAACAAATTGTATGGCAGACTTGAAAAATTAGGATATAAAGTTGACTTAACTGAAGATGCTAAAAACTTCATTTCTGAAAAAGGATGGGATAAAGATTTCGGTGCAAGACCATTGAAACGTGCCATCCAGAAATACATTGAAGACTTATTGGCAGAAATGCTGGTAAACAAGCAATTGAATGAAGGAGAAACCGTAGTTCTTGACCTGAATGAGGCTAAAGACGGATTGATTGGAAAAACGCAGAAGGCGAAAAAATCAGCTGCTGAGAAATCTTCTCAATCTTAA
- the mnmA gene encoding tRNA 2-thiouridine(34) synthase MnmA — MKVVVGLSGGVDSSVTAYLLQQQGHEVVALFMRNWNDASVTLEDECPWIEDSNDALMVAQKLGIPFQVIDMSELYKERIVDYMFAEYEKGRTPNPDVLCNREVKFDVFMKTAMSLGADKVATGHYARVNSTFDENGKEIFHLLAGKDNNKDQSYFLCQLSQDQLSKALFPIGELTKPQVREIAKEIGLVTADKKDSQGLCFIGKVSLPQFLQQQLKPNEGEIVEIFKDSPLFSEEKPEFTSKEEELEFLSRKINYKKSDGKVIGKHQGAQFFTIGQSRGLGIGGHKESCFIISREMENNIIFVGEGSHFPGLHKKALKIDNSELHWVREDMKLQNGESMEVMARFRYRQSLQKATLYQFENALYIEFDELQSAIAEGQFAAWYMDDELIGSGVIA, encoded by the coding sequence ATGAAAGTAGTAGTAGGCCTCTCCGGAGGTGTAGATTCTAGTGTTACAGCGTATTTGCTGCAGCAGCAGGGCCATGAAGTAGTGGCTTTATTCATGAGAAACTGGAACGATGCTTCCGTAACATTAGAAGATGAATGTCCCTGGATTGAGGACAGTAATGATGCCCTTATGGTGGCGCAAAAGCTTGGAATTCCTTTCCAGGTGATCGATATGAGTGAACTTTATAAGGAACGTATTGTTGATTATATGTTTGCCGAATACGAAAAAGGAAGAACTCCCAACCCGGATGTATTGTGTAACAGAGAAGTAAAATTCGACGTATTTATGAAGACGGCGATGTCTTTGGGTGCAGATAAGGTGGCAACCGGACATTATGCAAGAGTAAACTCTACTTTTGACGAAAACGGGAAAGAAATTTTCCATCTTCTTGCCGGAAAAGACAACAATAAAGATCAGTCTTATTTCCTTTGTCAGCTGAGTCAGGATCAACTTTCAAAAGCTTTATTCCCTATTGGTGAACTTACAAAACCTCAGGTAAGAGAAATCGCAAAGGAGATCGGATTGGTAACTGCTGATAAAAAAGATTCTCAGGGATTGTGTTTTATCGGGAAAGTGAGCCTGCCACAGTTCTTACAGCAGCAATTAAAACCTAATGAAGGAGAAATTGTAGAAATTTTCAAAGATTCACCTTTATTTTCGGAAGAAAAACCTGAATTCACCTCAAAAGAAGAAGAACTCGAGTTTTTATCCAGAAAAATCAATTATAAAAAATCTGACGGAAAAGTAATCGGGAAACATCAGGGAGCCCAGTTTTTCACCATCGGACAAAGCCGTGGCCTTGGAATAGGCGGACACAAAGAAAGCTGCTTTATCATCTCCAGAGAGATGGAAAACAATATCATTTTCGTGGGAGAAGGAAGCCACTTCCCTGGCCTTCACAAAAAAGCACTGAAAATAGATAATTCTGAACTGCACTGGGTACGTGAAGATATGAAACTTCAGAATGGTGAATCTATGGAAGTAATGGCCAGATTCCGATACAGACAGTCTTTGCAGAAAGCCACTTTGTATCAGTTTGAAAATGCATTATATATTGAGTTTGATGAACTTCAGTCTGCTATTGCGGAAGGACAGTTTGCTGCCTGGTATATGGATGATGAACTTATCGGAAGCGGTGTGATTGCGTAA